The Ascochyta rabiei chromosome 15, complete sequence genome window below encodes:
- a CDS encoding Citrate (Si)-synthase, whose protein sequence is MASALRLSQSALRAAAPVRSSALAGLRCYSSKTQSLKETFAAKLPGEIEKIKKLRKEHGSTVIGEVTLDQVYGGARGIKSLVWEGSVLDSEEGIRFRGKTIPECQELLPKAPGGQEPLPEGLFWLLLTGEVPSEQQVRDLSAEWAARSDVPKFVEELIDRCPSDLHPMAQFSLAVTALEHESNFAKAYAKGMHKSQYWEHTFEDSMDLIAKLPTIAAKIFRNIYKDGKVAPVQKDKDYSYNLANQLGFADNADFVELMRLYLTIHTDHEGGNVSAHTTHLVGSALSSPYLSLAAGLNGLAGPLHGLANQEVLVWLQKMKKAIGNDLSDEAIKDYLWSTLKAGQVVPGYGHAVLRKTDPRYVSQREFAQKHLPDDPMFKLVSQVYKIAPGVLTEHGKTKNPYPNVDAHSGVLLQYYGLTEQNYYTVLFGVSRALGVLPQLIIDRAVGAPIERPKSFSTEAYAKLVGAKL, encoded by the exons ATGGCCTCCGCACTCCGTCTGAGCCAGAGCGCTCTCCGCGCCGCCGCCCCCGTGCGGTCGTCGGCCCTGGCCGGCCTCCGCTGCTACTCCAGCAAGACGCAG TCGCTCAAGGAGACGTTCGCCGCCAAGCTGCCCGGCGAGATCGAGAAGATCAAGAAGCTCCGCAA GGAGCACGGCAGCACCGTCATCGGCGAGGTCACGCTCGACCAGGTCTACGGCGGCGCCCGTGGCATCAAGTCCCTTGTCTGGGAG GGCTCCGTCCTCGACTCCGAGGAGGGCATCCGCTTCCGCGGCAAGACCATCCCCGAGTGCCAGGAGCTCCTCCCCAAGGCGCCCGGCGGCCAGGAGCCGCTCCCCGAGGGCCTCTTCTGGCTGCTCCTGACGGGCGAAGTCCCCTCGGAGCAGCAGGTCCGCGACCTCTCCGCCGAGTGGGCGGCCCGCTCCGACGTGCCCAAGTTCGTCGAGGAGCTCATCGACCGCTGCCCCAGCGACCTCCACCCCATGGCCCAGTTCTCGCTCGCCGTCACGGCGCTCGAGCACGAGTCCAACTTCGCCAAGGCCTACGCCAAGGGCATGCACAAGTCGCAGTACTGGGAGCACACCTTTGAGGACTCCATGGACCTCATTGCCAAGCTGCCCACCATTGCCGCCAAGATCTTCCGCAACATCTACAAGGACGGCAAGGTCGCCCCCGTCCAGAAGGACAAGGACTACTCGTACAACCTGGCCAACCAGCTCGGCTTCGCTGACAACGCCGACTTTGTCGAGCTGATGCGTCTGTACCTGACCATCCACACGGACCACGAGGGCGGCAACGTCTCGGCCCACACCACCCACCTGGTGGGTTCCGCCCTCTCCTCGCCCTACCTCTCCCTGGCGGCCGGCCTCAACGGTCTCGCCGGTCCCCTGCACGGCCTCGCCAACCAGGAGGTCCTCGTCTGGCTCCAGAAGATGAAGAAGGCCATTGGCAACGACCTCAGCGACGAGGCCATCAAGGACTACCTGTGGTCCACGCTCAAGGCTGGCCAGGTCGTCCCCGGCTACGGCCACGCCGTCCTCCGCAAGACGGACCCCCGCTACGTGTCCCAGCGCGAGTTCGCGCAGAAGCACCTGCCCGACGACCCCATGTTCAAGCTCGTCAGCCAGGTCTACAAGATCGCCCCCGGCGTCCTCACCGAGCACGGCAAGACCAAGAACCCCTACCCCAACGTCGACGCCCACTCGGGTGTGCTCCTCCAGTACTACGGCCTCACCGAGCAGAACTACTACACCGTCCTGTTCGGTGTGTCGCGCGCGCTCGGTGTGCTCCCCCAGCTCATCATCGACCGCGCCGTGGGTGCGCCCATTGAGCGCCCCAAGTCGTTCTCGACCGAGGCCTACGCCAAGCTGGTCGGCGCCAAGTTGTAG
- a CDS encoding Mitochondrial DNA replication protein yhm2 — protein sequence MCDQRSFVASFAVCSRSEARQGPRQLQGAVRPGHVSHRPPGSVSVTTFLRRLSASRSFTLDSRLSTLDLDLDLDLDPRQDPRRSLSRDEAPCCLGPAPAFDNPPEMSSTPPTGVPTMADGPPRLEKKPVKFSNLLLGAGLNLFEVTTLGQPLEVVKTTMAANRSEGMAGAITRIWGRGGVTGFYQGLIPWAWIEASTKGAVLLFVASEAEYYAKSFGAPDFLAGISGGMTGGLAQAYATMGFCTCMKTVEITKHKVAAAGGKPPTTIETFMGIWRAEGLRGINRGVNAVAVRQVTNWGSRFGLSRVAETGIRRVTGKEGGEKLNVIEKITASAIGGGLSAWNQPIEVIRVELQSKTVDPNRPKNLNVASAARYIYSNNGIKGLYRGVTPRIGLGIWQTVCMVALGDVAKEAVEKLTGDKVTAKH from the exons ATGTGTGATCAGCGGTCATTCGTCGCAAGCTTCGCCGTTTGTAGCCGCTCGGAGGCCCGCCAAGGTCCCCGACAGCTTCAGGGAGCTGTGCGCCCCGGACACGTCTCACACAGACCACCAGGGAGCGTGTCTGTCACGACTTTTCTGCGCCGCCTCTCTGCGTCTCGCTCGTTCACTCTCGACTCTCGACTCTCGActctcgacctcgacctcgacctcgacctcgaccccCGCCAAGACCCTCGACGCTCGCTCTCTCGCGACGAAGCACCCTGCTGCCTTGGTCCGGCCCCTGCCTTCGACAACCCCCCAGAGATGAGCTCCACACCCCCCACCGGCGTGCCCACCATGGCCGACGGGCCTCCCAGGCTCGAGAAGAAGCCCGTCAAGTTCAGCAACCTGCTGC TCGGTGCGGGTCTCAACCTGTTCGAAGTCACCACTCTGGGCCAG CCGCTGGAGGTCGTCAAGACCACCATGGCTGCCAACAGGTCCGAGGGCATGGCGGGCGCCATCACCCGCATCTGGGGCCGCGGTGGAGTCACTGGCT TCTACCAGGGCCTCATCCCCTGGGCCTGGATCGAAGCCTCCACAAAGGGCGCcgtcctcctcttcgtcgCGTCCGAGGCCGAGTACTACGCAAAGTCGTTTGGCGCCCCCGACTTCCTCGCCGGCATCTCGGGCGGCATGACGGGCGGCCTGGCCCAGGCCTACGCCACCATGGGCTTCTGCACCTGCATGAAGACGGTCGAGATCACAAAACACAAGGTCGCAGCCGCCGGCGGCAAGCCCCCGACCACCATCGAGACCTTCATGGGCATCTGGCGTGCAGAGGGTCTCCGCGGTATCAACCGCGGTGTCAACGCCGTCGCCGTGCGCCAGGTCACCAACTGGGGCTCCCGCTTCGGTCTGTCCCGCGTCGCCGAGACCGGCATCCGCAGGGTCACCGGCAAGGAGGGCGGCGAGAAGCTCAACGTCATCGAGAAGATCACAGCTTCGGCCATCGGCGGTGGCTTGAGCGCGTGGAACCAGCCCATCGAGGTCATCCGCGTCGAGCTGCAGTCCAAGACGGTCGACCCCAACCGCCCCAAGAACCTGAACGTTGCATCGGCGGCGAGGTACATCTACTCCAACAACGGCATCAAGGGTCTTTACCGCGGCGTCACCCCCAGAATCGGTCTTGGTATCTGGCAGACTGTCTGCATGGTTGCGCTTGGCGATGT CGCAAAGGAGGCGGTCGAGAAGCTCACCGGCGACAAGGTGACCGCGAAGCACTAG